TTTTGAAACCCTGTTTGAGCATCGAGGTTCATAAATGGAGAAGCAGAGATGCTGTATTCTTAACTTAATACAACAAAATGTTACTACAATGATGAGCACCAGACTGTCAAGACCAATAAAGCATCCGTTCTACATAACTACTATTCATTACAGGGCTGTTGCACTGCATTTATCAGGCATGTCGTTGTGCCTGTCTGGTAAATTCCACTGTATTCATATTGCATTCTGATGAATTGTAGTGCCTTCACACCGACGTCTTAGTATACCTCTATGCTTAGATTCCATCTATCACTTGCTGCTCCCTAGGGTGGTGTtggtttataaataatattataaaattattGCTTCTGGGCCTTGGTTTTCCACTATGCACCACGGTTGAGCAGTTGTTTTTTAGTTTGGCTGTTGTCATACAATGATGGACGGCCACAATGAAAAGAGTGTTTGTGAGATGCTTATCATTGGGAAGGTGGAGCCTGCTTGTCATTCCTTCAGTCCCTGCTATGTCCCGCTGTCACACCATGGATTGCACTCAACAGACCACACACATCGGGGGTGAGTTCACTCTGAAAATCATGCTTCACTTTGAGAGAAAGTGTGACCGCTTTTCAGTTTCCTTAAAAAGTGTTGTTTGATGGCATTGGTGCAATTTCTTATACTATATAAATGTCTGATTCAAGATTTATTTCACTTGGCATGGCTCACATTAATCACATGCGAGTATTATTTTAACATCAACAAGTCAAATAGATTTATTTCTGACAGAATACTCGACcgaagaatgtgtgtgtttgtttgaataCCTTGTCGAAACAAGAGGGTTGGCGTTTAGTCACTGAGGTGTGAAGATATTCACCAAGACAGAAGTGTAACTCATTTGTCTGCATAGCAGCGTGTGTGACGCCACTGCAGCTTTTCAACAatgggaaaagaaaggaaaaactcCACTATCCTGTCAGTGAAAGACGTGTTTGTCCTCTTTCAGATGAGGTGTCTGTAACATGTGTTCTCTTTCCCCAGGCACCGCCGCCAGCCGGTGTCGACTGAAGTTGGTCAACTTCGAGGCTCTCGAGAACCAAACCTCCCATGAGACCGAGGGTCTCGGCAACAAGCACCTGGTGGTGAGACGAGGGAAACCTTTCAACGTGACTCTGCTGTTTCACAACCGGTCCATTAACCCTCACACAGAGAGCCTGGTCCTGGAGGTTTGTCTAGGTATCAAAGATGTGATTGTGAGGGAACCACAGCTCCTTTTGCAAATGAAAAGTTACATTCATAAGAATGAATAGCTCCTTTGGTCAATCCAATACTGTCAGGGGTGTTTACAGCCTTACCTCTAACGTGGCAGGTTTGGCCTACAAGAAACCTTAACATGGGTATTACAGGTCGAGTTACTACGGCTGACTGACTGAAGGTCTATCTCCTTCTTAGCGAAGTAGTCTCAAGGGGCCGGGAGGACGAAACCAAAATaagagggttttttttcttgtttcttccACTTTTAGGCAAATTTGACAAAGAACTTCCCAGTACCAACACTTAAAAAAACcttatttaaaaagtttttaaaatgcaCCAGTAGCCGAATCCATTTCCAGTCATATATGAACGACAACGAGGCTGGGCCGAGGGCTGGGAGGTGGCGGGGTTTAAGGAACGCTAGAGTGTGCTTGCTCTGTTGGCCCATGGATGAAGAAGATTGCCAGAGGCTGCAGGTATTTTCATCTGAATTCTGGTTTTCACTGGGCTACTTTCATAGGAATGAACAGGGTGCTACCTCCGACACTGGATCCAGTTCTCTATGGATCCATGATCATTCCAGACCACCTAAAACTTCTGAATGTCTTGACTCCAATGAATTCAACTTTGCATTTTAAAGATGGAAATTACATAGTCTAACTGTTTTATTTCCCCCACACAGGTAATTTGTCAGAGAGGATCCCAGTGCAGTTCTCTGACCAGCTCTCCGACCCCCACAGCTGGTCGGCCAAAATCTACCCAGGCGGCATGCATCCTCAGTCGGTCAGCGTCCACGTCTGCTCCCCTGCTGGTTCCTCGGTGGCTCTGTATCACCTCCTGGTGCACATCGAGACCAACCAGGGCAGAAGGAGCTACGCAGTCGGAGACTTTGTGCTGCTCTGCAACCCTTGGTTGAAAGGTGGGTCCATGTAATAATACCATAGCCTGTATTTAGGAAGCGGGTGTATATGGAAGGGACCATTTTTGGACTGAGATGCTGTGTTCAGCTCTGGTAGCAGTAGCTACCCGTCAATCacaggtagccccgccctaaagcatacccatGCTTTggtgtctttttgttttggtcCGTTTGACTCTTTATGGATCAGAATTTACTCAATGAacgtcatgctgtattgaaaatGGCGTGAAACCCGAACCATTAgcccatgtttacaatgtttactgagttaataaataaagagagaagtagtcattttctcatagacttctatgcaagCAAaagagtcgcccctggtggccagtagagagaatgcaacattAAGACACTTCTGCATTGGCTTTACCTTTCAGAGCTTGATTGATACTCCTCCCCATTATTATCCACCGTTGTTCCTGTTGTTTCATCGTAGATGTTAATGCACACCCCTTCTATTGTCTTTCAGATGATCCGGTTTACATGCCGCTGGATGTCCAAATACAAGAGTATATCAAGAGCGATTACGGGCTGGTGTACATGGGCACCTATCAGAACATTATTAGGCGGCCCTGGTCGTTTGGTCAGGTATGCGACACTTGGCTATCACGAATGGATCATGTGTATCATTTATTTGCAGGTAAGCTCACGACACACCTGCGTTTCTGTTCCCATGTGTGTAGTATGAGCCGGGGGTGCTGGAGGCGTGTCTGAAGCTCCTGGAGGTCAGCCCACAGCACCTCTGGGACAAAGACAAAGACTACATTCGCCGGGCAGACCCCATCTACCTCAGCAGAGTGATATGTGCCATGGTGAGAGACGACAACTCGCTGCATGTGCGATCAATATGTACGTGGACATTTCTTCACATATGATATGATCAACGACATGACTGGGACATGTTGAAGAGCGGTTTGCTTCCCAGTGAGAGAAAAagataactccccccccccccccccatttgttTCAAGGTGAACTGTAATGATGATCTGGGTATTTTGGAGGGCAAGTGGCAGGGCAGCTACGGAGGTGGGGTCAACCCCACGGAGTGGAGCGGCAGCGCCGACATCCTGCACCGCTGGGTCTCGTCCAACTGCAGCCCTGTGCGCTACGGACAGTGCTGGGTCTTTGCGGCGGTCCTCTGCACAGGTACTTTGAATAGTTTGTGACACTATTATTAACATTAAAGCAAAACTCATGTGTGATGCTACCGATCTGCGTCCAATGCCGAGCAGGTGGAAGGGCCCAGAAACCCATCTAAGGTTTGAACTTCTTCCAATGCTCCTGATGGGATGAGCTGAACGTGTTTTAAACTTTAATGGTGATTCTCGCATCGGTCTGTGTTATTAATCGGGTTTCATCCCAATTGTTAATGTCTCTTTCTTTCAGAAATCAGCATTGTTAATTCGTAAGAAGGCAATTCGTTTAGAGGTGAAGTGATTTCACACGACGtgtatggaggacagaaaatgtCTTAGGCCcaggtataaataaataaatgcatgaataaatacaggaataaataaataaatgctaaaataaatgtgtaaataaatacataaatccacgaaaaaataaatgcttaaataaatgggtaaataaatacataaatacagcaataaataaataaatgctgaaataaatgtattaaataaataaatacaggaatgaataaatataatttatacctcaacaggacatcattaaataaatatatttctacatttctgtatttcttaatttatttatgtctgtatTTATGTATCCACACTTATTTCTTCATTTAGGTATGCGTGTATTTAcgtgtccttgtatgcaaatgagctggggcgggcCGAATCTCATTGtcaaacaggattggtcaaggaggggagcaagacagaaccGGTTAGTTCTCCTGTCATTAAAAGAGAACATCTTGTTGATCAGCTGCCTCTCCAGCCACTGGCCACTAAATTAGAAGCCAAGTATACAGTCGTGACAACAATTGACCCAacacctcctcgctggtctTGGTGCTGTTTTCCAGTTCATCTTCGGGATCCTGAGGGTCTTTGTGAAAGTGCTTTGTTCTACGTTGTCATGTCTTTGCGGCAGAACAATTCTGTAAAAAAGAAATCGTCGGTAAACATCCTCctcaaaaacatttttattatagACGATTAGATGCAAACATGTGGTTTTACAATATAAATCCATATTTTGGACCTCATCCCAGAACCACGATAAACACCCAAAGACCACAGTGACGATTTCATTCCCCGCCTCCCTTTGTAACATCAACCCCGTCCAACTCAAACCGTGCTTGTTATGCAATGTTTGCCTGATTATGTTTGTTTAGTCTTTTGTGGGATACACTGTGATCTTGCCAGCTTAGTTCATACCGTGTGTAAATGTGAATACATTCTGTAGATTCTTTTCATTGATTGTTCGGAaagaacatacaggactgtctcagaaaattagaatattgtgatgaagttctttattttctgtaatgcaattcaaaaaacaaaaatgtcatgcattctggattcattacaaatcaactgaaatattgcaagccttttattcttttaatattgctgattatggcttacagcttaagaaaactcaaatatcctatctctaaatattagaatatcatgaaaaagtatactagtagggtattaaacaaatcacttgaattgtctaattaactcgaaacacctgcaagggtttcctgagccttgacaaacactcagctgttataaatctttttttttacttggtctgaggaaatattaaaattttatgagatagaccTTGATGTGAACAATTTTCAGACAGAAtgtctgtgtttaaaaaaaataaacaataaactatCTGTATCTGCATGGCCAGATATCATGAGAGTTAAGACAGAACATATGTAATTGTcttcttgtttttgtatttCACGGTGAACTGAACCTTTTTATAATATAATCAGCATATTTGTACTAAACAGGCATGACATGTGTATGTCAATACAGCTGATTTCAAAATCTACACTATAAAGTGTTAaagacttttttaaaattattattattttcttttccagTGATGAGAGTGTTGGGGATTCCCTCCAGGGTGGTGACAGTTTTCAACTCCGCCCATGACAGCGATGGCAACCTGATAATTCAAGAATATTACTCAAGCACTGGGGAAAAGCTCAACCTGTCAAAAGACAGCATCTGGTTGGTGTCTCTCACTCTCAAACCACAAAGATACCTGTTGGTATTGTACTTGTTAATCATCAGGATCATCAGACAATTTTCACAGCAACCGGATTTTTCCAATATTTCATGTATGTtattcctctctgtgtgtgtgtgtgtgtgtgtcctcatcgtAGGAACTTCCATGTGTGGGTGGAGTGCTGGATGAGGAGAGCGGACCTCGGTACGGGGTTCGACGGCTGGCAGGTGGTGGACCCGACCCCCCAGGAGAAGAGTGCAGGTGGGTCGCTGCCCCGAGTGGCTCTCAGAATCCGTCATTTGGattgaaatgttttaatttgatgCTTTAACCTTGTCAGACCATGAACGGATCAACACTGAATGTGACAGTGGAGAAGAAATCCCTCCCGTCACAACCGTCACAGCACTTTCTCCCCAGGGGTATTCTGCTGTGGCCCTTGCCCGGTGGTCGCCATCCGGCGCCGCTCCATCCGCACCCCCTACGACGCGTCGTTCGTCTACGCCGCCGTTGACGCCAACGTCGTGCAGCTGATCCTGCATGAGGGCCGGGTGGTGGGCAGGACGCTGGACGCGGAGTGGGTGGGGCAGCTGATTTACACCAAGAGCATCGACTCAGACTCACCAGAGAATCTGACTGGGACTTATAAGAGCAAGAAGAAAGGTGAGACCGAGAGCAGCGAGGTGTACACCCGTGCAGCGAGTAGAGGCCGGAGAAGGAGGGCTTTGTTGTCCTCGTGTGACAAAGTTCTTCTCCCCATTTCAGGGACGCAACCAGTCGTCGTTACGGGGAACAGGATGGCGTCAGGTCAGTGGATGTGATGAAGcgtcttccccctcctccctccagaacAGAGGTTTGACACTGTTGCTTCTTTTCACCACAaactccctctcactcacacagCAGCAGTTTCTTCGGCGCGCTACTCTTCTAACCAAGCGGGTAAGCTTTCCCTCCTCATGCTGTTACAAATGCCACAGGGCACATTCACTGGAGGTAAATGTGCATATTAAttatacactcccgttcaacagtttggggtcacttagaaatgtctttatttttcaaagaaaagcactgttttttcaataaagataacatgaatcaaaaatacacactatacattgttaatgtggtaaatgactattctcggtggaagtgtctggtttctaattaaatatctccataggtgtatagaggcccatttccatcaactatcactccagtgttctaatggtacattgtgtttgctaatcgccttagaagactaatgtctgattagaaaacccttgtgcaattatgttagcacagctgaaaacagttatgctggtgatataagctatacaactggccttcctttgagcttgaagtttgaagaacaaaattaatacttcaaatattaatcattatttctaaccttgtcaatgtcttgactatattttctattcaattttcaattcatttgataaataaaagtgagttttcatggaagacacgaaattgtctggatgaccccaaacttttgaacggtagtgtatatgtgttgTATATAGTATTACAGTAGAAAAATTGGACGTAAATGGCAAATTTTCAAAAAGAACTTCTCAATTGTGCAAAAAGACATGGAGTATGGAGATTATGGAGCCCTTGTCGAGCTATTAAAAATGCTCATAAGTCATAATATGCTTAGTTTTTGTTTGGTTTATGCGTCACTTTATCCGCAGGCTTTCTGGAACCACGCACACATCTCTCCCCATCACCTCTGGGTGGAATGCCACCCGGTTTGGAGGTGTCCCTAAGCATCGGTGGGCGGCCATCGGTGGGGGAGAACATCTCCGTGCGCGTGACAGTCACAAACCAGTCGAGCCGCCCGAGGCTCCTGATGGAGCACCTCGACGCTCAGCTGAAGGACTTCAACAGCAACCCAGAGCGGAGCTTCTGGAAAGCACAACAAGAAGTGTGCATACAGCCGGGGGAAGGTGAGGAGACGGGCCTCCGACATCACGGTCGGAGTACAGTATTTGATGTGTAAATTACAttctgcccccccccttccacacacacacacatctggtccGCTGTCTGCAGTCttgacgctccaccagaccatCCCTCCCTCCGCGTACGAGTCGATCCTGGCAGGCGACGACATTGTGAACGTGGCGGTGGTGATCAAGGacgagaggaccagagaaagAGTCCTGGCCGTGCAGGAGTTCAACATGAGCTCGCCGCAGATCACCATAGAGGTACGGCAGCATCCAGCaagcttcctcttcttcatcgctATCTCTCCGTCTTCCGTGAGTCAAGTTATTTAAATGACGGAGCAGCGGCAGGAATCCGTATTCAGCATCAATTCACTCTCTGAAAATATCTACGTTTGTTTTTCTCAGAAATTGACAACTTTTTGAGTTTTCTCTTGGATTATTACTGCCTTCCTGTCTAAACCAAAACATATTCCCCTTTTGAGcacaatatataaaaacacttcAGATGGATGATGGGCCAAAATGGTCATGTATTGCCAAGTTAATAACACATCTGGATTCAGCTTAGCTGACTTGAGGCCAATATTATTGATTTGTACATCCACAATCGGCACAATCAGCATCTCATGAGAGATTCATACTTAGAAATAACCAAACACCCTGTTAAAATCAGTTTCTTTGTTTCGGTAACTTTTTGAAAGAAAAATCGGCTTTTGATCTGTCTTGATGTTGACAAGGAGGAAATTCCAGACAGGA
The genomic region above belongs to Pseudoliparis swirei isolate HS2019 ecotype Mariana Trench chromosome 9, NWPU_hadal_v1, whole genome shotgun sequence and contains:
- the LOC130199852 gene encoding protein-glutamine gamma-glutamyltransferase 5-like, with amino-acid sequence MDCTQQTTHIGGTAASRCRLKLVNFEALENQTSHETEGLGNKHLVVRRGKPFNVTLLFHNRSINPHTESLVLEVCLGNLSERIPVQFSDQLSDPHSWSAKIYPGGMHPQSVSVHVCSPAGSSVALYHLLVHIETNQGRRSYAVGDFVLLCNPWLKDDPVYMPLDVQIQEYIKSDYGLVYMGTYQNIIRRPWSFGQYEPGVLEACLKLLEVSPQHLWDKDKDYIRRADPIYLSRVICAMVNCNDDLGILEGKWQGSYGGGVNPTEWSGSADILHRWVSSNCSPVRYGQCWVFAAVLCTVMRVLGIPSRVVTVFNSAHDSDGNLIIQEYYSSTGEKLNLSKDSIWNFHVWVECWMRRADLGTGFDGWQVVDPTPQEKSAGVFCCGPCPVVAIRRRSIRTPYDASFVYAAVDANVVQLILHEGRVVGRTLDAEWVGQLIYTKSIDSDSPENLTGTYKSKKKGTQPVVVTGNRMASAVSSARYSSNQAGFLEPRTHLSPSPLGGMPPGLEVSLSIGGRPSVGENISVRVTVTNQSSRPRLLMEHLDAQLKDFNSNPERSFWKAQQEVCIQPGEVLTLHQTIPPSAYESILAGDDIVNVAVVIKDERTRERVLAVQEFNMSSPQITIEIEGGDGIQMKKEHTAQVSFTNTLAKALTGAVLTVEGSGLLLGKHQARLVHLQPDQKIEKTVTIVAASAGTKLLMATFSHSSSPGVVSRSFRKVSVMAARVHPPKEHQQQGLELH